A stretch of Garra rufa chromosome 11, GarRuf1.0, whole genome shotgun sequence DNA encodes these proteins:
- the LOC141346112 gene encoding metallothionein-1 yields MDPCDCSKSGTCNCGATCKCTNCQCTSCKKSCCPCCPSGCSKCASGCVCKGNSCGSSCCQ; encoded by the exons ATGGATCCTTGCGATTGCTCCAAGT ctGGAACTTGCAACTGTGGTGCCACCTGCAAGTGCACTAATTGCCAGTGTACAAGCTGCAAGAAGA GCTGCTGTCCCTGCTGCCCCTCTGGTTGCAGCAAGTGCGCCTCTGGCTGCGTGTGTAAGGGCAACTCCTGCGGCTCCAGCTGCTGTCAATGA